One Peptostreptococcaceae bacterium DNA window includes the following coding sequences:
- a CDS encoding CoA-binding protein: MNSQEERKEAMLGKKIWAVVGASHHKKNFGYKIYKTLKRFGYEVYPVNPGCETIDGDKVYPRVGDLPVVPECIDMVVKPEIGIRLLDSFKKAGIVHVWFQPGTTGEEIIKKAEEMGFEAVTEGCVMAELNGRANTIL; encoded by the coding sequence ATGAACTCTCAAGAAGAACGCAAGGAAGCAATGCTTGGGAAAAAGATATGGGCAGTAGTAGGAGCCAGTCATCACAAGAAGAATTTCGGATACAAGATTTACAAAACACTTAAAAGATTCGGGTATGAAGTGTATCCGGTAAATCCCGGATGCGAGACTATAGATGGAGATAAGGTATATCCCCGCGTTGGAGATCTGCCTGTCGTTCCGGAATGCATTGATATGGTTGTTAAACCTGAAATAGGCATACGCCTTTTGGATTCGTTCAAAAAAGCCGGCATAGTTCATGTATGGTTTCAACCGGGAACCACTGGCGAGGAGATAATAAAGAAAGCCGAGGAAATGGGTTTTGAAGCTGTAACAGAGGGTTGTGTGATGGCGGAATTGAATGGAAGGGCAAACACAATACTGTAG
- a CDS encoding YigZ family protein: MKNEYQTLRGPASWEDEIKKSKFIAYVKPVETEKEANEFVDAIKKRHKDARHNVPIFVLGEEQEMQRYSDDGEPSGTAGIPILEMIKNKGLTNLVVVVTRYFGGIKLGTGGLVRAYTHVAQRALDEAGIVSKTLMLKVVVKVDYSMHGKVKNFLYDSKYILDKTEFDDSVHMFIYARPEDEDEFTNSIVNITNGKAEMERSDAGFHIIEDGKLLD, from the coding sequence ATGAAAAACGAATATCAAACCTTGCGGGGCCCTGCTTCATGGGAAGATGAGATAAAAAAATCAAAATTTATCGCCTATGTAAAGCCTGTTGAAACCGAAAAAGAGGCAAATGAATTTGTAGACGCAATAAAGAAGAGGCACAAGGATGCAAGGCATAATGTTCCTATTTTTGTTTTGGGTGAAGAGCAGGAGATGCAGAGATACAGCGATGACGGAGAGCCAAGCGGCACTGCAGGTATTCCCATTCTTGAGATGATAAAAAACAAGGGTTTGACCAATCTTGTGGTTGTAGTGACCAGGTATTTTGGAGGAATCAAGCTTGGAACAGGTGGGCTTGTGCGGGCGTACACGCATGTAGCTCAAAGGGCTTTAGACGAGGCTGGGATAGTCAGCAAGACGCTTATGTTAAAAGTCGTTGTTAAGGTAGATTACTCGATGCACGGAAAAGTCAAAAATTTTCTTTATGACAGCAAGTACATTCTTGATAAAACCGAATTTGACGATAGCGTTCATATGTTCATATATGCACGGCCTGAGGATGAGGATGAATTCACAAATAGCATCGTCAATATTACAAACGGGAAAGCGGAAATGGAAAGGTCTGATGCAGGTTTTCATATTATAGAGGACGGTAAGCTGTTGGATTGA
- the hflX gene encoding GTPase HflX, whose translation MLVGIDGMRMTELPINESMNELQGLCEAAGAVVIDRVTQKREKPDPAFFIGKGKVDEIRSFAEGLEVDIIIFNNELTGSQVRNLEEVIGKTVIDRTILILDIFALRATTRQAKLQVELAQLKYRLPRLRGMGNSLSRTGAGIGTRGPGEQKLETDRRHIMNRVAEIRRQIRKIDQVRQVQKKKRTENEIPMVAFVGYTNAGKSSLMNYFIERSLDEEILGTKVYEEDMLFATLDTSTRRMEMEKGKVFVLTDTVGFVSDLPHMLVEAFKSTLEEVLDADLLVNVVDASNPDYLMQKDTTNRVLKELGVSEKIPEIVVYNKMDLVEDGTALIRGIEETLNISAKTGLGIDGLMEKIHGELFQSMVKVWFLIPFDKGGVYSELKERHNVLETIYEENGTKAFVELSRLDVGRYREFLIVKEEE comes from the coding sequence ATGTTGGTGGGCATTGATGGAATGAGGATGACAGAATTGCCCATAAATGAATCAATGAATGAACTGCAGGGACTTTGCGAGGCGGCAGGAGCAGTAGTTATAGATAGGGTCACGCAGAAGAGAGAAAAACCGGACCCTGCTTTTTTCATAGGGAAGGGAAAGGTTGATGAAATCCGAAGCTTTGCCGAAGGCCTGGAAGTGGACATAATTATTTTCAACAACGAACTTACAGGCTCGCAAGTAAGGAATCTCGAGGAGGTCATTGGAAAGACTGTCATAGACAGAACCATACTCATACTTGATATTTTTGCGCTAAGAGCTACTACAAGGCAGGCAAAGCTTCAAGTGGAGTTGGCTCAGCTAAAGTATCGCTTGCCCAGACTAAGAGGAATGGGTAATTCCTTATCTAGAACGGGTGCGGGAATAGGAACAAGAGGACCAGGAGAACAAAAGCTAGAGACAGACCGACGCCACATAATGAATAGGGTTGCAGAAATAAGGAGACAAATCAGAAAAATCGACCAGGTGCGGCAGGTTCAGAAGAAGAAACGTACTGAAAATGAAATTCCGATGGTGGCTTTTGTTGGCTATACAAATGCAGGCAAGTCATCCTTAATGAATTATTTTATCGAAAGAAGTTTGGATGAAGAGATTTTAGGTACCAAGGTTTACGAGGAAGACATGCTTTTTGCCACGCTTGACACATCAACCAGACGAATGGAGATGGAAAAAGGAAAGGTATTTGTATTGACAGATACGGTGGGGTTTGTAAGCGATTTGCCACATATGCTTGTCGAGGCTTTCAAATCAACGCTGGAGGAGGTTCTAGATGCTGATTTGCTAGTCAATGTCGTTGATGCTTCGAATCCCGATTATCTTATGCAAAAGGATACCACCAATCGTGTATTGAAGGAACTTGGAGTGTCGGAAAAAATTCCGGAAATTGTTGTGTACAATAAGATGGACTTAGTTGAGGACGGAACTGCGCTGATTCGCGGCATAGAAGAAACCTTAAATATATCTGCGAAAACAGGTTTGGGAATCGATGGACTGATGGAAAAAATCCACGGCGAATTGTTTCAAAGCATGGTCAAGGTTTGGTTTCTTATTCCCTTTGATAAGGGAGGAGTGTATTCTGAACTAAAGGAAAGACACAATGTTTTGGAAACTATTTACGAAGAAAACGGCACAAAGGCTTTTGTTGAATTGAGCCGACTCGATGTGGGCAGATACAGGGAATTTTTGATTGTGAAAGAGGAAGAATGA
- a CDS encoding PBP1A family penicillin-binding protein, which translates to MDYNKPKPKKKKKGFKNALKVILIVVIIVGFLAAGATAGLVASSLKNIKKIDTSNINQILDENSFILDQNGLVIEKIQSDGLRTIVDYDDIDEDLKNAFLATEDRTFFQHHGFNYKRLVGAVLQGVTSGGRIKGTSTITQQLARNLYLSEIKSDRTYSRKIQEAYYTVQLEKDLKKEQIFEAYLNTIYLGSGAYGVNAASQTYFSKNADDLTIPESALIAGITSSPTNHSPIKVLKKEDVNEDDYIIDSNDEIYTTVFNPDSIDRYHSVLGFMKLEGYITEAEYQDGMTVDLKTILNPSKNKNSEISSYFSDLLKEDVIAALEETLNITRERAQEILYTQGLKIYSTLDLEMQKTLEDVYADSENFPKLQYSKDRQGNILVHQTIVLYQYDNIIDKSGDLIIPESDYKYDENGNLVLLKNKRINFISLYENGSVVGIQVIVSDTYKADTSKEQYLPSKDEYLIPEIFIYKGQKVLLPSESKSYDEDKNLVVAKSFLDSNPSFFNKDDSNNLAIDKENFSISSKGVVQPQSASVIIDYSTGSIKALMGGRNISGQKIFNRAINPRQPGSSIKPLSVYAPAIEMGMTPATIIDDVPHYGADGSLWPKNWYADKYWGLSTIREAIVWSQNVVAVKTEEQVGLSNSVDYLKKMGISTIRESGNYNDMNLSALALGGMTEGISPLEMAAAYGSLGNDGVYIKPRTFTKITDNSGNIIYENNPWKEFVVNEKTAFLITDMLREAVTAGTGARAKFESSNSKIPVAGKTGTTSDNYDAWFVGYTPYYSASVWIGNDLQIELDSGSKSSAILWQSFMNTIHENYADISFEKPNGIVTVAVDTKSGKLPTELSYLDPRNTVRNEYFAEGTQPTEYDDLHVQLTVCADSGLIPTGYCPITSLENRVFVKRNPPNEFATVPRDWIYEIPQKYCNIHGYGYLYQYNKDNLPEGTIQLPDGTIQLPGNILLMDDGSFMLPNGQIIPPQQNVNDYIESNPDLVNSPDPMTGELPPPTSFTPPEPPVEIQPEVESDTLNIDEDETKKNKKSE; encoded by the coding sequence ATGGATTATAATAAACCAAAACCCAAAAAAAAGAAAAAAGGATTTAAAAACGCACTTAAGGTTATTCTAATTGTAGTAATAATTGTCGGATTTTTGGCAGCAGGCGCAACAGCAGGCCTAGTTGCATCAAGCCTCAAGAACATCAAAAAAATTGATACGTCCAATATAAATCAGATACTTGACGAAAACTCTTTCATCTTGGATCAGAACGGACTCGTCATTGAAAAAATACAAAGCGACGGTCTTCGCACAATAGTCGATTACGACGACATAGACGAGGATCTTAAAAACGCATTCCTTGCAACCGAAGACAGAACCTTCTTCCAGCATCACGGATTCAACTATAAAAGACTCGTGGGTGCAGTTTTACAGGGTGTCACAAGTGGTGGACGCATAAAAGGAACAAGCACAATAACCCAGCAATTGGCAAGAAACCTATATCTTTCAGAAATAAAAAGCGATCGTACATATTCACGGAAAATCCAAGAAGCCTACTACACAGTTCAGCTAGAAAAAGACCTCAAGAAAGAGCAGATATTCGAGGCCTATTTAAACACTATTTACCTCGGAAGCGGAGCGTATGGCGTCAACGCTGCTTCTCAAACCTATTTCAGCAAGAATGCTGATGACTTAACAATCCCCGAATCAGCGCTCATAGCGGGAATCACCTCGTCTCCTACAAACCATTCCCCTATAAAAGTTTTAAAAAAGGAAGATGTAAACGAAGACGACTATATAATCGATTCAAACGATGAAATTTACACCACAGTATTCAACCCAGACAGCATAGACAGGTATCACAGTGTATTGGGATTCATGAAGCTCGAGGGCTATATAACAGAAGCGGAGTACCAAGATGGCATGACAGTCGACTTGAAAACCATCCTTAATCCAAGTAAAAACAAGAATTCTGAAATTTCCTCGTACTTTTCTGACCTCTTAAAGGAAGATGTAATAGCAGCCCTTGAGGAAACACTTAATATCACTCGGGAAAGGGCCCAGGAAATACTATACACACAAGGCCTTAAAATATACTCGACCCTCGATTTAGAAATGCAAAAAACGCTTGAGGACGTCTATGCAGATTCCGAAAACTTTCCGAAGCTTCAATATAGCAAGGATAGGCAGGGAAACATACTTGTACACCAGACTATTGTTCTATACCAATATGACAATATTATAGATAAAAGCGGCGACTTGATAATACCTGAATCAGACTATAAATATGATGAAAATGGCAATCTCGTTCTTCTAAAAAACAAGCGTATAAATTTCATATCGCTATATGAAAACGGAAGCGTAGTCGGAATACAGGTAATAGTAAGTGACACTTATAAGGCCGACACCTCTAAAGAACAATATCTTCCCAGCAAGGATGAATATCTGATTCCCGAAATATTCATCTACAAGGGTCAAAAGGTGCTTCTCCCGTCCGAAAGCAAGAGCTACGATGAAGATAAAAACCTTGTGGTTGCCAAAAGCTTCCTTGACAGCAATCCATCCTTCTTCAATAAAGATGATTCAAACAACCTAGCAATCGACAAGGAAAATTTTTCAATCAGTTCAAAAGGTGTTGTTCAGCCACAGTCGGCTTCGGTTATAATAGACTATTCGACTGGATCGATTAAGGCTCTGATGGGAGGACGCAATATAAGCGGACAAAAGATATTCAACAGAGCGATAAATCCGCGTCAACCCGGTTCTTCAATAAAACCCCTGTCAGTTTACGCCCCGGCCATAGAAATGGGCATGACTCCCGCAACGATAATAGACGATGTACCACACTACGGAGCGGATGGATCACTTTGGCCCAAAAACTGGTACGCTGATAAATACTGGGGCCTTTCAACTATACGCGAAGCTATAGTCTGGTCTCAAAATGTCGTTGCCGTAAAAACGGAAGAACAAGTTGGGCTTTCCAATTCAGTCGATTATCTTAAAAAAATGGGCATATCTACAATCAGAGAATCTGGAAACTACAACGACATGAACCTCTCAGCCCTTGCACTTGGAGGCATGACAGAAGGCATTTCTCCTCTTGAAATGGCTGCTGCATATGGTTCTCTTGGAAACGATGGAGTATATATAAAACCCAGAACTTTTACTAAAATCACTGACAATAGCGGCAACATCATATACGAAAACAATCCCTGGAAGGAGTTTGTAGTTAATGAAAAAACAGCCTTCCTTATAACCGACATGCTTCGCGAAGCAGTAACAGCGGGCACGGGCGCCCGTGCCAAGTTCGAATCCAGCAACTCAAAAATACCGGTAGCAGGCAAAACCGGAACAACATCAGACAATTACGATGCATGGTTCGTAGGTTATACTCCATATTACTCAGCAAGCGTATGGATTGGAAACGACCTACAAATAGAGCTCGATAGCGGAAGCAAATCAAGCGCCATTCTATGGCAATCATTCATGAACACCATCCATGAAAATTACGCTGATATCTCCTTCGAAAAACCCAATGGAATAGTAACCGTAGCGGTAGATACGAAATCAGGCAAACTTCCAACGGAGCTTTCATACCTCGATCCCAGAAACACTGTGAGAAACGAATACTTTGCTGAGGGTACACAGCCTACCGAATATGACGACTTGCATGTACAGTTGACTGTATGTGCCGATAGCGGTCTAATCCCTACAGGATACTGTCCCATAACTTCATTGGAAAACAGGGTTTTTGTAAAAAGGAATCCCCCAAATGAATTTGCCACGGTTCCAAGAGACTGGATTTATGAAATACCGCAGAAATACTGCAACATACACGGATACGGTTATCTGTATCAATACAACAAAGATAATCTTCCTGAAGGAACCATACAGCTGCCAGACGGCACCATACAGCTTCCCGGAAACATATTGCTTATGGATGACGGGTCATTCATGCTTCCAAACGGTCAAATCATTCCACCACAGCAGAATGTCAACGACTACATCGAAAGCAATCCCGACCTTGTGAATTCACCGGATCCTATGACAGGAGAGCTGCCACCACCAACTAGTTTCACGCCTCCAGAGCCACCTGTTGAAATTCAGCCTGAAGTCGAATCCGATACACTAAACATCGATGAGGATGAAACCAAAAAAAATAAAAAATCCGAATAG
- a CDS encoding phage holin family protein: protein MNKFINRWLGNAISIYVIAWLFEGVYIRGFFAAMVAALVLGMLNMLVRPVLIVLTLPINIMTLGIFTFILNGFLLKVVDFFVAGFGVDSFMTAVFASIVLTFVNMIITSLTRPKRERW, encoded by the coding sequence TTGAATAAATTTATTAACAGATGGCTTGGAAATGCAATCTCAATATATGTGATTGCATGGTTGTTTGAAGGAGTTTACATAAGGGGCTTTTTTGCGGCTATGGTAGCGGCATTGGTGCTTGGCATGCTTAACATGCTAGTAAGGCCGGTTCTGATTGTTTTGACGCTTCCTATCAACATAATGACATTGGGAATCTTCACATTCATACTTAACGGATTTCTGCTGAAGGTTGTGGATTTTTTTGTGGCAGGATTCGGGGTAGACAGCTTCATGACGGCTGTATTCGCATCCATTGTGCTGACCTTCGTAAATATGATAATAACCAGCTTGACGAGACCGAAGCGAGAGCGTTGGTAA
- the thiI gene encoding tRNA 4-thiouridine(8) synthase ThiI, with product MENILAINYGEVSLKGRNKSIFISQLVKNIKLNIRDFEKAVVLRDQGRLYIEEYEQGDEEAIIGKLKEVFGIYSIIPAFKFEGDMETIKKVVLIAARQHISEIPIKSFKVETKRVNKQFPMKSPEVCRELGGLIFENIDGIEVDVHHPDMMVFIEIRSYNLVFTKRIYALGGLPYKTGGRAMLLLSGGIDSPVAGWMTAKRGLEIEAVHFHSYPFTSERAEEKVMDLAKHLCRYVNRMVVHSVNLLPIQKAINEKCKEEEMTILSRRFMMRIAEKIADERHCQALVTGESLGQVASQTIEGISVTNQSVDLPVIRPLIALDKVDIMEIAQRIGTFETSILPFEDCCSVFLPKKPLTKPKLSRMLASEKNLDANILIESAILGKTTREITLY from the coding sequence ATGGAAAATATACTTGCAATCAATTATGGAGAGGTCAGTTTGAAAGGCCGGAACAAGTCAATATTCATAAGTCAGCTTGTAAAGAACATTAAACTAAATATAAGAGATTTCGAAAAGGCGGTTGTTTTAAGAGACCAGGGGCGCCTTTATATTGAGGAATATGAGCAGGGAGACGAGGAAGCGATCATTGGCAAGCTTAAGGAAGTGTTCGGAATTTATTCAATCATACCGGCCTTTAAGTTTGAAGGGGACATGGAAACAATAAAAAAAGTCGTACTTATAGCGGCGAGGCAACATATAAGCGAAATTCCTATAAAAAGCTTCAAGGTTGAAACGAAGAGGGTAAACAAGCAGTTTCCAATGAAATCACCGGAGGTTTGCAGAGAACTTGGCGGATTGATATTTGAGAATATAGATGGCATCGAGGTTGATGTGCATCATCCGGACATGATGGTTTTCATAGAGATTCGCTCTTATAATCTTGTGTTTACTAAGCGCATATATGCATTGGGAGGCCTTCCTTACAAGACGGGCGGACGGGCAATGCTTCTTTTGTCTGGCGGCATCGACAGCCCGGTAGCAGGTTGGATGACGGCCAAAAGGGGTCTCGAGATAGAGGCGGTGCATTTTCACAGCTATCCGTTTACGAGCGAAAGGGCAGAGGAAAAGGTTATGGATCTTGCGAAGCATTTATGCAGGTATGTGAACCGAATGGTTGTGCATAGCGTGAATCTTTTACCCATTCAGAAGGCTATAAACGAGAAATGCAAGGAAGAGGAGATGACTATACTTTCAAGGCGTTTTATGATGAGGATTGCAGAAAAGATTGCGGATGAGAGGCATTGCCAGGCATTGGTTACGGGTGAAAGCCTGGGGCAGGTGGCGAGCCAAACTATTGAAGGTATTTCAGTAACGAACCAATCTGTGGATTTGCCGGTAATTCGGCCGCTGATTGCTTTGGACAAGGTTGATATCATGGAGATCGCACAGAGGATAGGAACATTTGAAACATCAATACTGCCATTTGAGGACTGTTGTTCAGTGTTCCTTCCCAAGAAACCTTTGACGAAGCCAAAACTATCTAGGATGTTGGCATCTGAAAAGAATCTTGATGCGAATATACTAATAGAAAGCGCTATTTTAGGAAAAACAACGAGGGAAATTACCTTGTATTAA